From Bordetella flabilis, the proteins below share one genomic window:
- a CDS encoding CaiB/BaiF CoA transferase family protein has protein sequence MAGPLHGIRIIDMTSVAMGPYATQILGDMGAEVMKIESPEGDVFRSTAPAVNAGMGPAYLNLNRNKQSITLDLKTAADRERLLALIDTADVFISNVRPRALARLGLDAATLCARNPRLVHCAAVGFGQDGPYAARPAFDDIIQAMSGLADLQGRHTGAPTYVNTILADKVAGLTLAYAIPMALYERERSGQGQAIEVPMFETLVSFLLVEHLGGHTFEPPQGPMGYGRVLSAQRRPYRTRDGYLGLLPYTDAQWRRFFALAQRDDLARDPRYIDAAARARHFDALYGDLADIVAVRPTDEWLALLADADIPHARVNTPEALFEDPHLQATGFFRRMEHPTEGSVVATAIPVRFSRTPGDIRGLAPRQDADRYILDTAR, from the coding sequence ATGGCGGGCCCCCTGCACGGGATACGGATCATCGACATGACCTCGGTCGCCATGGGCCCTTATGCCACCCAGATCCTGGGCGATATGGGGGCGGAGGTGATGAAGATCGAATCGCCCGAGGGCGATGTATTCCGCAGTACGGCGCCTGCCGTGAACGCGGGGATGGGGCCCGCCTACCTCAACCTGAACCGCAACAAGCAAAGCATCACGCTGGACCTCAAGACCGCGGCCGACCGTGAGCGCCTGCTGGCCCTGATCGACACGGCCGACGTCTTCATCTCCAACGTGCGTCCCCGCGCCCTGGCACGCCTGGGCCTGGACGCCGCGACCCTGTGCGCGCGCAATCCCCGCCTGGTTCACTGCGCGGCGGTGGGCTTCGGCCAGGACGGGCCCTATGCGGCCCGGCCCGCTTTCGACGATATCATCCAGGCCATGAGCGGTCTGGCGGACCTGCAGGGACGCCACACCGGCGCGCCAACCTATGTGAACACCATCCTGGCTGACAAGGTGGCCGGCCTGACCCTGGCCTACGCCATTCCGATGGCGCTTTACGAACGCGAACGGTCCGGCCAGGGCCAGGCCATCGAAGTGCCGATGTTCGAAACCCTGGTTTCGTTCCTGCTTGTCGAACATCTCGGCGGCCACACCTTCGAGCCGCCCCAGGGTCCCATGGGCTATGGACGGGTCCTGTCCGCGCAACGGCGGCCGTATCGCACCCGGGATGGCTACCTGGGCCTGCTGCCCTATACCGACGCCCAATGGCGACGCTTCTTCGCCCTGGCGCAGCGGGACGATCTGGCCCGGGATCCCCGCTACATCGACGCCGCGGCGCGGGCGCGCCATTTCGATGCCCTTTACGGGGACCTGGCGGACATCGTAGCTGTGCGCCCCACGGACGAATGGCTGGCCCTGCTCGCGGATGCCGACATTCCGCATGCGCGCGTGAACACCCCCGAAGCGCTGTTCGAGGACCCGCATCTGCAGGCCACCGGGTTCTTCCGGCGCATGGAGCATCCCACCGAAGGGTCGGTGGTGGCCACCGCCATACCCGTGCGGTTCTCCCGCACGCCGGGCGACATCCGCGGCCTGGCGCCGCGACAGGACGCGGATCGCTATATCCTGGACACTGCGCGCTGA
- a CDS encoding enoyl-CoA hydratase produces MSAAIPDFAHSLIERDAQGVYTLAIHEAKSLNILSTRAMLGLTEAVRWICAQDDVRALVLRGSGDRAFVAGADIHEMSGLDPESARIFITHLRELCEAVAHAPVPTIARIPGFCLGAGMELAAACDIRLGGRDSVFGMPEVRVGIPSVVHAVLLPALIGPGATNWLLLTGETIDADQALRWGFLQFVCEPGELDALVARTVAPIVASGPRAIRSQKALLRYWTTSSMQAGLDRSVEVFGDAFTTSEPSEYMAPFLARKQHREPK; encoded by the coding sequence ATGAGCGCGGCCATTCCAGATTTCGCCCATAGTCTTATCGAGCGCGATGCGCAGGGCGTGTACACGCTGGCCATCCACGAGGCCAAGAGCCTGAACATCCTGTCCACGCGGGCGATGCTGGGGCTGACCGAAGCGGTCCGCTGGATCTGCGCCCAGGACGATGTCCGCGCGCTGGTGCTGCGCGGTTCCGGCGACCGCGCCTTCGTGGCGGGCGCCGACATCCACGAGATGTCCGGGCTGGACCCCGAAAGCGCGCGCATCTTCATCACCCACTTGCGCGAATTGTGCGAAGCGGTCGCCCATGCCCCGGTGCCCACCATCGCGCGGATCCCCGGATTTTGCCTGGGTGCTGGCATGGAGCTGGCCGCCGCCTGCGACATCCGCCTCGGCGGGCGCGATAGCGTGTTCGGCATGCCGGAAGTCCGTGTGGGCATTCCTTCCGTTGTCCATGCCGTGCTGCTGCCGGCCCTGATCGGCCCGGGCGCCACCAATTGGCTGTTGCTCACCGGCGAAACAATAGACGCGGACCAGGCGTTGCGGTGGGGTTTCCTGCAGTTCGTCTGCGAGCCCGGCGAACTGGATGCGCTGGTGGCGCGCACGGTCGCGCCCATCGTGGCCAGCGGGCCGCGCGCGATCCGTTCGCAAAAGGCCTTGCTGCGGTACTGGACCACATCCAGCATGCAAGCCGGCCTGGACCGCAGCGTCGAGGTCTTCGGCGACGCCTTCACCACGAGTGAGCCGTCCGAATACATGGCGCCCTTCCTCGCCCGCAAGCAGCATCGGGAGCCAAAGTAA
- a CDS encoding SRPBCC family protein, producing the protein MATGTVKLHRVLRAPPERVYRAFLEPEAMAKWLPPYGYTCRVHHMEPKVGGTFRMSFRNFGTGNEHAFGGEYLELVPHERIRYTDRFDDPNLPGEMVATISLRQVSCGTEIDIVQEGVPALIPVEMCYLGWQESLAQLAKLVEPEIPG; encoded by the coding sequence ATGGCTACTGGAACCGTCAAACTTCATCGCGTGTTGCGCGCGCCCCCGGAACGCGTCTATCGAGCCTTCCTGGAACCGGAGGCCATGGCGAAGTGGTTGCCGCCCTACGGATATACCTGCCGGGTCCACCACATGGAGCCCAAGGTCGGCGGCACCTTCAGGATGTCGTTCAGGAATTTCGGCACGGGCAATGAGCACGCCTTCGGCGGTGAGTATCTTGAACTCGTCCCGCACGAAAGAATCCGCTACACCGACCGCTTCGACGATCCCAACCTGCCTGGCGAGATGGTGGCCACCATTTCGTTGCGCCAGGTCTCCTGCGGAACGGAGATCGACATCGTGCAGGAAGGCGTGCCGGCGCTTATCCCGGTCGAAATGTGCTATCTGGGCTGGCAGGAGTCGCTGGCCCAGTTGGCCAAGCTGGTCGAGCCGGAAATTCCCGGCTGA
- a CDS encoding organic hydroperoxide resistance protein, with protein MSHALETVLYTAETRTTGGRDGRGTSSDGALDVQLGSPGSGKPGTNPEQLFAVGWSACFMGAIQLAGRKLNIKVPEDVAVQASVSLGKTSGGANYALAAKLRVALPGLDDAQKRSLVDEAHQTCPYSRATRGNIDVEIAVA; from the coding sequence ATGTCCCACGCGCTCGAAACCGTCCTGTACACCGCTGAAACCCGCACCACGGGAGGCCGCGACGGGCGCGGCACCTCCAGCGACGGCGCGCTGGATGTCCAGCTCGGTTCTCCCGGCTCCGGCAAGCCGGGCACCAATCCCGAACAGCTCTTTGCCGTGGGTTGGTCGGCCTGCTTCATGGGCGCCATCCAGCTCGCCGGCCGCAAGCTGAACATCAAGGTGCCGGAAGATGTGGCGGTCCAGGCCAGCGTCTCGCTGGGCAAGACGTCGGGCGGCGCGAATTACGCCCTGGCCGCGAAACTGCGGGTCGCGCTGCCCGGCCTGGACGACGCGCAGAAGCGCAGCCTGGTCGATGAGGCGCACCAGACCTGCCCGTACTCGCGTGCCACGCGCGGCAATATCGATGTCGAGATCGCGGTCGCGTGA
- a CDS encoding autotransporter outer membrane beta-barrel domain-containing protein — protein sequence MKNKSRLIVPPQFPFVSAAPADGHRSPYSASQLSAPVPPRKLFLALAILSIAVPMGVRAAPGDIASGGGRGGHGADATNGDGGAGGAGGIAGGGGGGGGGQTATPGVPTDGGAGGAGATLSGAAQSGSAGANSGRPGGSGGLILSSDASSGGGGGGGAGGFTGNGGNGGDVLALGSNVNAAANVSLSSAAFGPSGSDGDFGADVAGGGGGGSGGSGGMVFTAPNATISTGGQPIAGGTGGAGFNTVAGGGGGGGGAGLVLAAGGTVDHDGAIILGGLGGASGSGLTAGGDGGAGVFLMDGGELRNNAGPVQGGQGGGGFGRFGGNGGAGVLANRGSILNNAQIVGGEGGTAPSGGAGGDAVVANGSSIINEAGAQITGGRGGTSTGSFAAGNAGAGIRFINTGGSLLNLGAISGGTGGTQSGGAAGSGGTAIIAQGGVELSNGGAIAGGMDSANAVRAPAIALSGGANRLTLQAGSAILGQVVSTSGTAPGGDVLALGGDTTDASTTFDVGQIGALGGGAQYQGFAGYQKTGASIWTLTGSNTGITPWTLRGGTLSIDSDGALGDVSGGLAFDGGVLRNTVAIDTARGIVVNPGGGTFETIQPLTLQGGISGSGALAKTGAGTLTLNGVSTYTGALAIQAGKLVVGDGTHANASLPGTVMVGSGAMLGGQGTVGSTVVAAGGIIAPGNSIGTLHVSGNLTLAPGSVYQVEVDSASSASDRIDVSGTAALAGSAVHVGPDGNFTTARDYTIVTAAGGVQGRFDNVGSNYAFLDPQISYGAKDVTLRMQLKQVPDDGGSGNGGGNGGGNGGGNGNGNGNGNGNGGGENGNGGGNGNGGGNNGAPGGGANGGSGGTRPIRFADAADTGNQRAVANAVQSLPQDNAVYARVLNLPQGAPPAAFDALSGEIHASAIAMLQGLGDTVASLPVARLRSNLYAGLAPGAPTAQRGAGDTSMQDETAFPRSTAQPVWAQVFGNWRTFGGNGSAARLRQSDGGVFIGGDQAIGGGWRLGGALGYTGSHASLKDRASTADVDSYSATLYGGKAYQAGPGRIEWTVGAAYTWHDIDTQRDTAAAGLGDTLEASYHASTAQMFTELGYRLPVGDGMALQPFAGVNYSDLRVRGFSESGGAAALDGEAQRNSVTTSTLGLRGEARFESAGLPGRVHAMAGWRHAFGDLDPSTTMAMGDSVPFTVAGAPIAQDAAVMEIGVDMRVTKATSVGVAYTGQFGGGNRQNAGSVSVAWRF from the coding sequence ATGAAAAATAAAAGCCGTCTGATTGTCCCGCCGCAGTTTCCTTTCGTCTCCGCCGCCCCGGCGGATGGACACCGCTCCCCATATTCCGCTTCACAGCTCTCCGCTCCGGTGCCGCCGCGCAAGCTCTTTCTGGCGCTTGCGATCCTGTCCATCGCGGTGCCCATGGGCGTGCGGGCTGCCCCCGGAGACATTGCCAGTGGCGGGGGCCGTGGCGGCCATGGCGCCGACGCAACCAATGGCGACGGCGGCGCGGGCGGAGCAGGCGGAATCGCCGGCGGCGGCGGCGGCGGGGGAGGCGGACAGACCGCGACGCCCGGCGTGCCGACCGATGGCGGCGCCGGCGGGGCGGGCGCGACGTTGAGCGGCGCCGCACAGAGCGGCAGCGCGGGCGCCAACAGCGGCCGCCCGGGGGGATCGGGCGGACTGATCCTGAGTTCCGATGCCAGTTCGGGCGGCGGCGGAGGAGGCGGCGCGGGAGGCTTTACGGGCAACGGCGGCAATGGAGGCGACGTGCTGGCCTTGGGCAGCAACGTCAATGCGGCCGCCAACGTAAGCCTGTCCTCCGCGGCGTTCGGCCCGAGCGGCTCGGACGGCGACTTCGGAGCCGATGTCGCCGGGGGGGGCGGTGGCGGTAGCGGTGGTTCAGGGGGGATGGTCTTTACCGCGCCCAACGCAACGATATCCACGGGCGGCCAACCGATCGCAGGCGGTACGGGGGGCGCCGGCTTCAATACCGTGGCCGGCGGAGGAGGAGGCGGAGGCGGCGCAGGCCTCGTGCTGGCTGCCGGTGGCACGGTCGACCATGATGGCGCCATCATCCTGGGCGGCCTGGGTGGCGCGTCCGGCTCGGGCCTCACCGCCGGCGGCGATGGCGGCGCGGGTGTCTTTCTCATGGACGGCGGTGAGTTGCGCAACAACGCCGGTCCGGTGCAGGGCGGGCAGGGCGGCGGCGGCTTCGGCCGCTTCGGCGGCAATGGCGGCGCAGGCGTATTGGCCAACCGCGGCAGCATCCTGAACAACGCGCAGATCGTCGGCGGCGAGGGTGGCACGGCGCCCAGCGGCGGCGCCGGGGGGGACGCCGTCGTCGCCAACGGAAGCAGCATCATCAATGAGGCGGGGGCACAGATTACCGGCGGGCGGGGCGGCACGTCCACCGGCTCCTTCGCAGCTGGCAATGCGGGCGCCGGCATCCGCTTCATCAACACCGGCGGATCCTTGCTGAACCTGGGCGCCATAAGCGGCGGTACCGGCGGCACGCAATCGGGCGGCGCGGCCGGCAGCGGCGGCACGGCGATCATCGCGCAAGGCGGCGTAGAGTTGTCCAACGGCGGCGCCATCGCCGGCGGCATGGACAGCGCCAACGCGGTGCGTGCCCCGGCCATCGCGCTAAGCGGGGGCGCCAACCGCCTGACCCTGCAGGCCGGCTCCGCCATTCTGGGCCAGGTCGTCAGCACGAGCGGGACAGCGCCAGGCGGTGACGTCCTGGCATTGGGCGGCGATACGACGGACGCGTCGACCACGTTCGATGTGGGCCAGATCGGCGCCTTGGGCGGCGGCGCGCAGTACCAGGGCTTCGCCGGCTACCAGAAGACCGGGGCCAGCATCTGGACGCTGACTGGGTCCAATACCGGCATCACGCCTTGGACCTTGCGCGGCGGCACGCTGTCCATCGATTCCGACGGCGCGCTGGGCGACGTGTCGGGGGGATTGGCGTTCGACGGCGGTGTGTTGCGCAATACGGTCGCCATCGATACCGCTCGCGGCATTGTCGTGAACCCGGGCGGCGGCACCTTCGAGACGATCCAGCCGCTGACGCTGCAGGGCGGGATATCCGGGAGCGGGGCGCTCGCCAAGACCGGTGCGGGGACGCTGACGCTGAACGGCGTGAGCACGTATACCGGCGCGCTGGCGATCCAGGCCGGCAAGCTGGTGGTTGGCGATGGCACGCACGCCAATGCCTCGCTGCCCGGCACGGTCATGGTCGGCAGCGGTGCGATGCTGGGTGGTCAGGGGACCGTGGGAAGTACGGTGGTCGCGGCGGGCGGCATCATCGCGCCGGGCAACTCCATCGGAACGCTGCACGTCTCGGGCAACCTGACCCTTGCGCCGGGCTCGGTGTACCAGGTCGAGGTGGACTCGGCTTCGTCGGCCAGCGATCGTATCGACGTCAGCGGCACGGCGGCGCTGGCCGGCTCGGCCGTGCACGTGGGCCCCGACGGCAATTTCACTACCGCGCGCGATTACACCATCGTGACGGCTGCCGGCGGCGTGCAGGGACGCTTCGACAACGTCGGCAGCAACTATGCCTTCCTGGATCCACAGATTTCCTATGGAGCCAAGGATGTGACCTTGCGCATGCAACTGAAGCAGGTGCCCGACGACGGCGGCTCGGGCAATGGCGGCGGTAATGGCGGCGGTAATGGCGGCGGTAATGGCAATGGCAATGGCAATGGCAATGGCAATGGCGGCGGCGAGAATGGCAACGGTGGCGGCAACGGCAATGGTGGGGGCAACAATGGCGCCCCCGGCGGCGGCGCCAACGGCGGAAGCGGCGGCACGCGGCCGATCCGCTTCGCGGATGCGGCCGACACCGGGAATCAGCGGGCGGTCGCCAACGCCGTGCAAAGCCTTCCGCAGGACAATGCCGTCTATGCGCGTGTGCTGAACTTGCCGCAGGGGGCGCCCCCGGCCGCTTTCGACGCCTTGTCCGGCGAAATCCATGCGAGCGCCATCGCCATGCTGCAAGGCCTGGGCGATACCGTCGCCAGTCTCCCCGTGGCGCGCTTGCGCTCCAACCTGTACGCGGGCCTGGCGCCCGGCGCGCCCACCGCGCAACGCGGCGCCGGCGACACGTCCATGCAGGACGAGACGGCCTTCCCACGCTCCACCGCGCAGCCGGTCTGGGCGCAGGTATTCGGCAACTGGCGCACGTTCGGGGGCAACGGCAGCGCGGCCCGGCTGCGGCAATCGGACGGCGGCGTATTCATCGGTGGCGACCAGGCCATCGGCGGCGGGTGGCGGCTGGGCGGCGCCCTGGGCTATACGGGTAGCCACGCCTCATTGAAGGACCGGGCCTCCACCGCGGATGTGGACAGCTACAGCGCCACGCTCTACGGCGGCAAGGCGTACCAGGCCGGCCCGGGACGAATCGAATGGACGGTCGGCGCCGCCTATACCTGGCACGACATCGACACGCAGCGCGATACGGCCGCCGCGGGCCTGGGCGATACGCTCGAAGCCAGCTATCACGCCAGCACGGCGCAGATGTTCACCGAACTGGGCTACCGGCTGCCCGTGGGCGACGGCATGGCGCTGCAGCCCTTCGCCGGTGTGAACTACAGCGATCTGCGCGTAAGGGGTTTTTCCGAATCCGGCGGCGCCGCCGCCCTGGACGGCGAAGCGCAGCGCAATAGCGTTACCACTAGCACCCTGGGACTGCGCGGCGAGGCGCGCTTCGAATCCGCCGGCCTGCCCGGCCGGGTCCATGCCATGGCCGGCTGGCGCCACGCCTTCGGCGACCTGGATCCGTCGACCACCATGGCCATGGGCGACAGTGTGCCCTTTACGGTCGCAGGCGCGCCAATTGCGCAGGACGCCGCCGTCATGGAAATAGGGGTGGACATGCGGGTAACCAAGGCAACCTCGGTCGGTGTCGCCTACACCGGTCAGTTCGGCGGCGGCAACCGGCAGAATGCCGGAAGCGTCAGCGTGGCATGGCGGTTCTGA